The segment TTACGGCCTGATCGGCGCGAACGGCTGCGGCAAATCGACCCTGATGAAGATCCTCGGCCGCGACCTCGAGCCGAGCGCCGGCAACGTCAGCGTCGATACCGGCGAGCGCATCGGCAAGCTGCGCCAGGACCAGTTCGCCTTCGAGCAGCACACCGTGCTGGATACCGTCATCATGGGCCATGCGCGCCTGTGGGCGGTGAAGCGCGAGCGCGACGCGATCTATGCCAAACCGGAGATGGACGAGGCCGACGGCCTGCGCGCCGCCGAGCTGGAGGTCGAATTCGCCGAGCTGGACGGTTACACCGCGGAGGCGCGCGCCGGGGAGCTGCTGCTGGGCGTCGGCATCCCGCTGGAACAGCACACCGGCCTGATGAGCGCCGTGGCGCCGGGCTGGAAGCTGCGCGTGCTGCTGGCGCAGGCGCTGTTCGCCGATCCCGAGATCCTGCTGCTCGACGAGCCGACCAACAACCTGGACATCAACACCATCCGCTGGCTGGAGAACGTGCTGATCGAGCGCAGCAGCACCATGGTCATCATCTCGCACGACCGCCACTTCCTGAATCGCGTCTGCACGCATATGGCCGATCTCGATTACGGCGAGCTGCGCGTCTATCCGGGCAACTACGACGAGTACATGACCGCCGCCACCCAGGCGCGCGAGCGCCTGCTGAGCGACAATGCGAAAAAGAAGGCGCAGATCGCCGAGCTGCAGACCTTCGTCGCCCGCTTCTCCGCCAACGCCTCCAAGGCCAAGCAGGCCACTTCGCGCGCGCGCCAGATCGAGAAGATCAAGCTGGACGAGGTCAAGCCCTCGAGCCGGGTCAATCCGTTCATCCGCTTCGACCAGGACAAGAAGATCCACCGCGTGGCGCTGGAGTTGAAGGGGCTCGCCAAGGGCTTCGACGGGCCGCCGCTGTTCACCGGGCTGGACCTGCTGGTGGAGGCCGGCGAGCGCGTCGCGGTGATCGGGCCCAACGGCAGCGGCAAGACCACGCTGCTGCGCTGCCTGCTCGGCGAGCACGCGCCGGACGCAGGCGAGATCAAGTGGTCGGAGAACGCCGTCATCGGCTACTTCGCCCAGGACCATTCGGCGGATTTCACCGCGGACCTGTCGCTGTTCGAGTGGATGAGCCAGTGGAAGCGGCCAGGCATCGACGACCAGGCGATCCGCGCCACCCTGGGCCGGCTGCTGTTCGCGGCCGACGAGATCGACAAGCCGGTGCGCGTGCTGTCGGGCGGCGAGCAGGGCCGCATGCTGTTCGGCAAGCTGATGCTGCAGCGGTCCAACGTGCTGATCATGGACGAGCCGACCAACCACCTCGACATGGAATCGATCGAGTCGCTCAATACCGCGCTCGAACACTACCCCGGCACGCTGATCTTCGTCAGCCACGACCGCGAGTTCGTCTCCTCGCTGGCGACCCGCGTCGTCGAACTGGCCACCCCGCGCGGCGTGGCCACCTTCAACGGAAACTATGAGGATTACCTGCGCAGCCAGGGCGTGGTGTGAAAGGGACAAGACTGAGTCATCCCGGATGCCGCTACGCTTTATCCGGGCGACATGCCAAGGCGGTGAGAATACGGGGACGGATTAGAAATCCGCCCCCGATCCCTACATGCTACGAGGATTACCTGAGCAGCCCGGGCATGGTGTGAAAGGGGCAGGTACAAAAGGGGACAGATTTTACAATCTGTCCCCGGTTTCAAGTCACGGCTTGCGCTGAGTGCTGGCGCCGCCCACCGTCTTTGAGTCTGACGCAACGGGGACAGACTTAAGTCTGTCCCCTCTTGGGAGCGCTTACGCCCCGTCGCGGTTTCCGCTGCGGCGGGAGCCCTGGTGCTGGGGGCGGCCCGCGCCCTGGCGGTGCGATGTCTGCGCGTGGTGGTGCCGGCCGCCGGATGGTTTGCCGTGGCCAGGGCGGCCGGGGCGCTGGCCGGGGCCGCCGCCGCGTCCCGGCTGCGAGCGTCCGCCGCCGTGCGCGCTGCGGCCGTTCACGATCGGTTCCGGCCGGATCGACGGGTCCGGCTCATAGCCGGCGATGACCTCGCGCGGGATGGCGCGCTTGATCACGCGTTCGATGTCCTGCAGCAGTTTGAGTTCATCCACGCACACCAGCGAGATCGCCGCGCCCTCGTTGCCGGCGCGACCGGTGCGGCCGATGCGATGGACATAGTCTTCCGGCACGTTCGGCAGTTCGAAGTTCACCACGTGCGGCAGCTGGTCGATGTCGAGACCGCGCGCTGCGATGTCGGTCGCCACCAGGACCCGCACCGTGCCCTGCTTGAAGTCCGCCAGCGCCCGCGTGCGCGCGCCCTGGCTCTTGTTGCCGTGGATGGCCGCGCAGCTGATGCCGTCGCTCTCGAGCTGGCGCGCGAGGCGGTCGGCGCCGTGCTTGGTGCGGGTGAACACCAGCACCTGGCGCCAGTTGCGCGAACCGATCAGGAAGGACAGCAGCTCGCGCTTGCGCACCCGGTCGACGGGATGGATGGTCTGGGTCACGGTCTCGGCCGCGGTGTTGCGGCGCGCCACTTCGATCAGGGCGGGGTCGTGCAACAGCGAATCCGCCAGCTTCTTGATCTCGTCCGGGAAGGTGGCCGAGAACAGCAGGTTCTGGCGCTGTTTCGGCAGCAGGGCCAGGATGCGGCGGATGTCGTGGATGAACCCCATGTCGAGCATGCGGTCCGCCTCGTCCAGCACCAGGAACTCGATGCGGGACAGGTCCACGTTTTTCTGCGCGACGTGGTCGAGCAGGCGCCCCGGCGTGGCGATCAGGATGTCGACGCCGCGGCGCAGCGCGGCGATCTGCGGGTTGATGCCGACGCCGCCGAAGATCACGGCGGACTTCAGCGGCAGGTGGCGGCCGTAGGCGGCGACGCTCTCGCCGACCTGCGCCGCGAGTTCCCGCGTCGGGGTCAGGATCAGAGCCCGCACCTGGCGCCGTCCGGCCCCCGGCGCGCGCGCGCTCATCAGGTGGAGCAGGGGCAGCGTGAAGCCGGCGGTCTTGCCGGTGCCGGTCTGGGCGCCGGCGAGAATGTCGCGCCCGGCGAGGATCACGGGGATGGCCTGGCGCTGGATCGGTGTGGGCTCGGTATAGCCCTGTTCGGTGACGGCGCGCAACACTGCGGCCGACAGGCCGAGGGTATCGAATGACATGGATTCTCCTGCTGGAATGGCCCCCGGACGCACGGGTCCGGATCGGGTCGGGTGCGATTTGCGGCGGGTGGTGGGGTTCGCAATCGGCGTTACTGGAGGCGCGAACCTTGCCGCGCGGCACGGACGCCATTATACGGAATTTTGGCGCCGGGCGCGGATTTTTTTCCATTCGCAGCGGACGCGGGGACGCCGCGACGGGGAAATCGGGGCCGCGGCGGGGTGTCGGGCGCTGCCTGTCGGGGTATCATGGACGGGTTTTTTCAGGCCATGCAGGGCCGCAACGGGAGGGGTATGAACGGGAAGACCAAGACGGAGAACATGGCGCTGTTCTGCGATTTCGAGAACGTCGCGCTCGGCGTGCAGGACGCCCGCTACGCCGCCTTCGACATCCAGAAGGTGCTGGAGCGCCTGCTGCTGAAGGGCAGCATCGTGGTGAAGAAGGCGTACTGCGACTGGGAACGCTACAAGGAATTCAAGAAGTCGATGCACGAGGCGGCCTTCGAGTTGATCGAGATCCCGCATGTGCGGCAGTCCGGCAAGAACTCCGCCGACATCCGCATGGTGGTGGACGCGCTCGACCTCTGCTACACCAAGGAACACGTCGATACCTTCGTGATCATCAGCGGCGACTCCGATTTCTCACCGCTGGTGAGCAAGTTGCGCGAGAACAACAAGGTGGTGATCGGCGTCGGTGTGAAGAAGTCCACCTCCGACCTGCTGATCTCCAACTGCGACGAGTTCATCTTCTACGACGACCTGGTGCGCGGGGCCGAGAAGCAGGCCAGGGCGCGCCGCCGCAGCGCGCAGCCCAAGGCGAAGAAGACCGAGGAAGGCGTGCAGGAAGACAAGAAGCAGGCGGCGCTGGACCTGGTGCTGGAGACCGTCGCCGACCTGTTCGCGGAGCGCGGCGAGGAGGACAAGGTGTGGGGCTCGATGGTCAAGCAGGCGCTGAAGCGGCGCAAGCCCGGCTTCAATGAGACCTATCACGGCTTCGGCACCTTCGGCAAGCTGCTGGAGGAGGCGCAGGCGCGCAAGCTGCTCGAGCTCGAGCACGACGAGAAGTCGGGCGGCTATATCATCCGCAGCTACGCGCACGACTGAATTTGAATGGGGACGGACTTAAGTCCGTCCCCGTATCATTTCATTGGGGGAATGGGGACAGATTTCAAATCTGTCCCCAAGCCATCGAGAGCCTGTCCCCGGGCAGCTCCGGGTAAGTCCAGGTTTAGTTGATCAGCCCTTCCGCCTTCATGGTCTCGCGCACGGACGGACGCGCGGCGATGCGGGTCATGTAGTCCTTGAGCGCCGGCCACTGGGCCAGGTCGACACCGTGCAGATTGCACCAGTTGAGCAACGTGAACAGGTAGATGTCCGCCACGGTGAAGCGGTCGTCCATCAGGTACTGGCGGCCATTGATATGGCCGGCGAGGAATTCCAGCCGGCGCATCAGCAGGCGCAGATTGTAATCCTTGATTTCCTGCGGGGCCTTCGGGTTGAAGAACGGGCTGAAGGGCTTGTGCACCTCGGTGGCGAGGAAGTTAAGCCATTCCATCAGGCGGTAGCGTTCCAGGGTGCCGGCCTTCGGCGCCAGGCCGGACGCCGGCATGTGGTCGGCGATGTACTGGAGCATGACGCTGCACTCGGTGAGGATCGAGCCGTCATCGAGACGCAGCGCGGGCACGTAACCCTTGGGGTTGATGCGCAGGAAGTCCTCGCCGGAGGCGGTCTGGTGCCGGGCGAGATCCACCTTCTCCTGGTCGAAGACATAGCCCGCCTCGCGCAGGGCGATGTGCGGGGCCATCGAGCAGGCGCCCGGTTTGAAATACAGCTTCATGACAATGCTCCTTGGTGCCGTGGGTCGTGGTGCGCATGCTTCCGGGGCGTCTCCGGAGGGTGCTATTCTGGCCAAGCGCGACAGCGGGGTCAATCGGAGCGGCGGCGGAGTTCCCGTTACCCGCGCGGTGTGGCGTTACGAAGTGCGAGGGAGGAACGGGATGGAATCATCGGCCTATGCGGCCCTGGGCGGTGAAGACGGCGTGCGCCGTCTGGTCGACCGCTTCTACGAATTGATGGACCAGCTGCCGCAGGCGCGCGCGATACGCGCCCTGCATCCGGGGGACCTGCAATCCTCGCGCGACAAGCTGTTCAAGTTTCTTTCCGGCTGGCTGGGAGGGCCGCCGCTGTACATCGAGCAATACGGCCATCCGCGTCTGCGCGCGCGCCATCTGCCGTTCCCGATCGGGGAAGAGGAGCGTGACGCCTGGCTGCTGTGCATGGCGCAGGCCCTGGCCGAGGCGGGGATCGATGCCACCCTCAGCGATCACCTGTTCCGTGCCCTGAGCCAGCTCGCCGATCACATGCGCAATCAGTAGCCGCGCGGTCACGCGCCGGGCGCCTCCGGTCCGCGGGGGGTGTTCCATGGTGGTGCATCCCCCGTGCCGGGAGCGTCCAGGCGGGGTGCGCGGTTCGCCATCCGTCCCGCCACAGTTTTTTTCCCAACCTTCCGATACAGAAACACGATTCGTCGGAATGCGCGCTTCTTCTGTGGACCCGATCTTCCAGCACACTCCCTCTCCCCGGCCCCGCCGCCCCGGCCTGCTTGCCGTCTGGGCGCTGATCGCGCTCGCCTTGGCCGGGGGTTGTGCGCGGAACGATCCGGCCGCCACCCTGCGGCTCGGGATGAACGTCTGGCCCGGCTATGAACCGCTGTTCCTGGCGCGCAAGCTGGGCTACTGGCCGGATGAGCGGATACGCCTGGTCGAATACCCGTCCGCGACCGAGGTGCTGCGCGCGTTCCGGAACCGCTCGATCGAGGCCGCCTCGCTCACCCTCGACGAGGTCATGCGGCTGCGCGAGGATGGCATACCGGTGCAGGTCGTGCTGGTGCACGACATCTCCGACGGCGCGGACGTCGTGCTCGCCCGGCCCGGCATCCGCGACATGGCCGGACTCCGGGGGCATCGTGTCGGCGTCGAAAGCAGCGCGCTCGGCGCCTTCATGCTGACGCGCGCGCTGGAACTGGGCGGCCTTCGTCTCGACGATATCGAGGTCCGCTCGGTCGACGTCAACAGTCACGAAAAGGCCTATCTGGGCGGGGACGTCGATGCGGTCGTCACCTTTGAGCCGGTGCGCACGCGGTTGCTCAACGCCGGCGCGCACGAGATCTTCACCAGCCGGGAACTGCCCGATGAGATTGTCGACGTGCTGGTCGTGCACGAGGATTTCATCAAGCGTCATCCCGCGCAGGTTCAGCTGCTGATCGACGGCTGGTTCCGCGCGCTGGGGATGCTGGATCAGGACCGGAACGGCGCGGCGCATGTCTTCGCGGAGCGCTTGAAGACGACGCCGGAGGAAGTGCTGGCATCGTTGCAGGGCCTGCGTCTTCCGTCGCGAGCACAGAACGTCGCCCTGCTGGACGGGGATGCGGCGACACTCCAGGGGACGGCGCAGCATCTGGGGCGGGTGATGACCGCCGCCGGGCTGTTGCGTGCGCCGCCGGAGACGCGTGGGCTGTTCAACGCCGGTTTCGTGCGGGGCGAGGTCCGATGAAGCGCTTGTTGAACATCCGCCTGCTGGTTCCGCTGCTGACGGTGGTCTTCATCAGCCTCTCTCTCGGGTTGGCCTATCTGACCAGCCGGACGCTCGCCCATGATCGCATCGTGGAGTCCGGCCTGGACAAGGTGCGCGACCGTATGACCCTGGTGCAGGGTGTCGCCGAGCAGTATCTCGTGCCCGGCTTGTACGAGGAACTCGCGACGTTCCTCGCCAATTTCAGCTCGGAGCAGGACCTCAAGGCGCTGCTGGTAACCGACGCCGACGGCATCGTCGTCGCCTCCAACCGCGTCAGCGATATCGGCCGCCACTGGATGCAGAGCGACCTGCGGCTCGACCCGCAGCGGGCGGGCAGCGCGGCC is part of the Gammaproteobacteria bacterium genome and harbors:
- a CDS encoding ABC-F family ATPase; translation: MLATANLTMQFGAKPLFENVSVKFGHGNRYGLIGANGCGKSTLMKILGRDLEPSAGNVSVDTGERIGKLRQDQFAFEQHTVLDTVIMGHARLWAVKRERDAIYAKPEMDEADGLRAAELEVEFAELDGYTAEARAGELLLGVGIPLEQHTGLMSAVAPGWKLRVLLAQALFADPEILLLDEPTNNLDINTIRWLENVLIERSSTMVIISHDRHFLNRVCTHMADLDYGELRVYPGNYDEYMTAATQARERLLSDNAKKKAQIAELQTFVARFSANASKAKQATSRARQIEKIKLDEVKPSSRVNPFIRFDQDKKIHRVALELKGLAKGFDGPPLFTGLDLLVEAGERVAVIGPNGSGKTTLLRCLLGEHAPDAGEIKWSENAVIGYFAQDHSADFTADLSLFEWMSQWKRPGIDDQAIRATLGRLLFAADEIDKPVRVLSGGEQGRMLFGKLMLQRSNVLIMDEPTNHLDMESIESLNTALEHYPGTLIFVSHDREFVSSLATRVVELATPRGVATFNGNYEDYLRSQGVV
- a CDS encoding DEAD/DEAH box helicase, translating into MSFDTLGLSAAVLRAVTEQGYTEPTPIQRQAIPVILAGRDILAGAQTGTGKTAGFTLPLLHLMSARAPGAGRRQVRALILTPTRELAAQVGESVAAYGRHLPLKSAVIFGGVGINPQIAALRRGVDILIATPGRLLDHVAQKNVDLSRIEFLVLDEADRMLDMGFIHDIRRILALLPKQRQNLLFSATFPDEIKKLADSLLHDPALIEVARRNTAAETVTQTIHPVDRVRKRELLSFLIGSRNWRQVLVFTRTKHGADRLARQLESDGISCAAIHGNKSQGARTRALADFKQGTVRVLVATDIAARGLDIDQLPHVVNFELPNVPEDYVHRIGRTGRAGNEGAAISLVCVDELKLLQDIERVIKRAIPREVIAGYEPDPSIRPEPIVNGRSAHGGGRSQPGRGGGPGQRPGRPGHGKPSGGRHHHAQTSHRQGAGRPQHQGSRRSGNRDGA
- a CDS encoding NYN domain-containing protein, coding for MNGKTKTENMALFCDFENVALGVQDARYAAFDIQKVLERLLLKGSIVVKKAYCDWERYKEFKKSMHEAAFELIEIPHVRQSGKNSADIRMVVDALDLCYTKEHVDTFVIISGDSDFSPLVSKLRENNKVVIGVGVKKSTSDLLISNCDEFIFYDDLVRGAEKQARARRRSAQPKAKKTEEGVQEDKKQAALDLVLETVADLFAERGEEDKVWGSMVKQALKRRKPGFNETYHGFGTFGKLLEEAQARKLLELEHDEKSGGYIIRSYAHD
- the gstA gene encoding glutathione transferase GstA, translated to MKLYFKPGACSMAPHIALREAGYVFDQEKVDLARHQTASGEDFLRINPKGYVPALRLDDGSILTECSVMLQYIADHMPASGLAPKAGTLERYRLMEWLNFLATEVHKPFSPFFNPKAPQEIKDYNLRLLMRRLEFLAGHINGRQYLMDDRFTVADIYLFTLLNWCNLHGVDLAQWPALKDYMTRIAARPSVRETMKAEGLIN
- a CDS encoding group II truncated hemoglobin, with product MESSAYAALGGEDGVRRLVDRFYELMDQLPQARAIRALHPGDLQSSRDKLFKFLSGWLGGPPLYIEQYGHPRLRARHLPFPIGEEERDAWLLCMAQALAEAGIDATLSDHLFRALSQLADHMRNQ
- a CDS encoding ABC transporter substrate-binding protein, which translates into the protein MRASSVDPIFQHTPSPRPRRPGLLAVWALIALALAGGCARNDPAATLRLGMNVWPGYEPLFLARKLGYWPDERIRLVEYPSATEVLRAFRNRSIEAASLTLDEVMRLREDGIPVQVVLVHDISDGADVVLARPGIRDMAGLRGHRVGVESSALGAFMLTRALELGGLRLDDIEVRSVDVNSHEKAYLGGDVDAVVTFEPVRTRLLNAGAHEIFTSRELPDEIVDVLVVHEDFIKRHPAQVQLLIDGWFRALGMLDQDRNGAAHVFAERLKTTPEEVLASLQGLRLPSRAQNVALLDGDAATLQGTAQHLGRVMTAAGLLRAPPETRGLFNAGFVRGEVR